In Mycobacteriales bacterium, a single genomic region encodes these proteins:
- a CDS encoding electron transfer flavoprotein subunit beta/FixA family protein, which yields MNVVVCVKQVPDTWAEKKLSDSDKTVDREGAEGVMNELDEYAIEEALRIKEAHEGEVTVLTMGPEKASETIRKALSMGADQAIHLVDDALHGSDALATSYALAKALGTVQYDLVILGVESTDARMSVVPAMLAERLGATALTFARKVEIGDGTVRIERQTDTGYDVVEGPTPAVVSVVEKINEPRYPSFKGIMAAKKKPLTTLTVADAGIEADKVGLAGSGSEVVEVTARPPKAAGQIVKDEGDGGVKLAEFLAAQKII from the coding sequence ATGAACGTTGTCGTGTGCGTGAAGCAGGTGCCGGACACCTGGGCTGAGAAGAAGCTCAGCGACTCCGACAAGACGGTCGACCGCGAGGGCGCCGAGGGCGTCATGAACGAGCTCGACGAGTACGCCATCGAAGAGGCGCTCCGGATCAAGGAGGCGCACGAGGGCGAGGTCACCGTCCTCACGATGGGGCCGGAGAAGGCCAGCGAGACCATCCGCAAGGCGCTGTCGATGGGCGCCGACCAGGCGATCCACCTGGTCGACGACGCGCTGCACGGCTCGGACGCGCTGGCTACGTCGTACGCGCTGGCGAAGGCGCTCGGCACCGTGCAATACGACCTGGTGATCCTCGGCGTCGAGTCGACCGACGCGCGGATGAGCGTCGTGCCGGCGATGCTCGCCGAGCGGCTCGGCGCGACCGCGCTGACGTTCGCGCGCAAGGTCGAGATCGGTGACGGGACGGTGCGCATCGAGCGGCAGACCGACACCGGGTACGACGTGGTCGAGGGGCCGACTCCTGCGGTGGTGTCCGTGGTCGAGAAGATCAACGAGCCGCGCTACCCGTCGTTCAAGGGCATCATGGCGGCGAAGAAGAAGCCGCTGACCACTCTGACGGTCGCCGACGCGGGCATCGAGGCGGACAAGGTCGGCCTGGCCGGATCGGGCTCCGAGGTGGTCGAGGTCACGGCGCGACCGCCGAAGGCCGCCGGGCAGATCGTCAAGGACGAAGGCGACGGCGGCGTGAAGCTGGCCGAGTTCCTCGCCGCGCAGAAGATCATCTGA
- the mnmA gene encoding tRNA 2-thiouridine(34) synthase MnmA, with translation MKVLAAMSGGVDSAVAAARAVDAGHDVTGVHLALSRTPASHREGARGCCSIEDARDARRAADVLDIPFYVWDVAERFEREVMDDFVAEYAAGRTPNPCVRCNERIKFAAVLDRAVALGFDAVCTGHYARLADGRLHRAADPDKDQSYVLAVLRPDQLARAMFPLGDSLKSEVRAEADRRGLAVATKPDSHDICFIPSGDTSGFLRDRLGSAPGAIVDETGATLGNHDGTFGFTVGQRRGLAISAPAADGRPRYVLSVSPVSRTVTVGPRERLAVRRIECGPPTWCAGVPVLPLDGLAQVRAHGTAVPCHVDLRDDRLVADLGPGVHGVAAGQSLVVYLGDEVLGSATIDSAA, from the coding sequence ATGAAGGTCCTGGCCGCGATGTCCGGCGGTGTCGACTCCGCCGTCGCTGCCGCGCGCGCCGTCGACGCGGGTCACGACGTCACGGGCGTGCACCTCGCACTGTCGCGGACGCCCGCCTCGCATCGCGAGGGCGCCCGCGGCTGCTGCTCGATCGAGGACGCCCGCGACGCGCGCCGCGCGGCCGACGTCCTCGACATCCCGTTCTACGTATGGGATGTCGCCGAGCGCTTCGAGCGCGAGGTGATGGACGACTTCGTCGCGGAGTACGCCGCCGGCCGCACGCCGAACCCGTGCGTGCGGTGCAACGAGCGGATCAAGTTCGCTGCTGTCCTCGACCGCGCGGTGGCGCTCGGCTTCGACGCGGTCTGCACCGGCCACTACGCGCGGCTCGCCGACGGCCGCCTGCACCGTGCGGCCGACCCTGACAAGGACCAGTCCTACGTCCTGGCCGTGCTCCGCCCGGACCAGCTCGCCCGCGCGATGTTCCCGCTCGGCGACTCGCTGAAGTCCGAGGTGCGGGCCGAGGCGGACCGGCGCGGCCTGGCGGTCGCGACGAAGCCGGACAGCCATGACATCTGCTTCATCCCGTCCGGTGACACGAGCGGGTTCCTGCGCGACCGGCTCGGGAGCGCGCCCGGCGCGATCGTCGACGAGACCGGGGCGACCCTCGGCAACCATGACGGCACGTTCGGTTTCACGGTCGGGCAGCGCCGGGGGCTGGCCATCTCAGCGCCCGCGGCCGACGGCCGCCCGCGCTATGTACTGTCGGTCTCACCGGTCTCGCGGACGGTGACGGTGGGACCGCGGGAGCGGCTCGCGGTCCGCCGGATCGAGTGCGGGCCGCCCACCTGGTGCGCCGGGGTGCCGGTCTTGCCGCTGGACGGCCTTGCCCAGGTGAGGGCGCACGGCACCGCCGTACCCTGCCACGTCGACCTGCGCGACGACCGGCTGGTCGCCGACCTCGGACCCGGCGTGCACGGTGTCGCCGCCGGCCAGTCACTCGTGGTGTATCTCGGCGACGAGGTGCTCGGGTCGGCCACCATCGACAGCGCGGCGTGA
- a CDS encoding electron transfer flavoprotein subunit alpha/FixB family protein, which translates to MAEVLVLVEHVDGTPKKVTLELLTLARSLGEPSAVFVGAGYDNAKAPLAEYGAQKVYVAGDAELDSYLVAPKAEVLAQVASTGSPAAVLIASSPDGKEIAGRLAVKLDSGIITDATGVADGLVAEQSIFGGSFTVRSKVSRGTPVITVRPNSTAPEPAPAQPAEEQVSVVLSEPAKKAKILDRVSEKKGGRPELTEASIVVSGGRGVGGGENFALIEKLADSLGAAVGASRAATDAGWYPHQNQVGQTGKTVSPQLYVAVGISGAIQHRAGMQTSKTIVAINKDPEAPIFDLVDFGVVGDLFTVVPQLTEQIEQRKA; encoded by the coding sequence ATGGCTGAAGTTCTCGTTCTCGTCGAGCACGTCGACGGGACACCGAAGAAGGTCACGCTCGAGCTGCTGACCCTGGCGCGCTCGCTCGGCGAGCCCTCCGCGGTGTTTGTCGGCGCCGGCTACGACAACGCGAAGGCACCGCTTGCCGAGTACGGCGCGCAGAAGGTCTACGTGGCCGGCGACGCCGAGCTCGACTCCTATCTGGTCGCACCCAAGGCCGAGGTGCTCGCGCAGGTCGCGTCAACCGGCTCGCCGGCCGCGGTGTTGATCGCCAGCAGCCCGGACGGCAAGGAGATCGCCGGGCGGCTCGCGGTCAAGCTCGACTCGGGGATCATCACCGACGCCACCGGAGTCGCCGACGGCCTGGTCGCGGAGCAGTCGATCTTCGGCGGCTCGTTCACCGTGCGCTCGAAGGTCAGCCGCGGTACGCCGGTCATCACCGTCCGGCCCAACTCCACGGCGCCTGAGCCCGCGCCCGCGCAGCCGGCCGAGGAGCAGGTGTCCGTCGTGCTGTCGGAGCCGGCCAAGAAGGCGAAGATCCTCGACCGCGTCAGCGAGAAGAAGGGTGGCCGACCCGAGCTGACCGAGGCGTCGATCGTCGTGTCCGGCGGTCGCGGGGTCGGCGGCGGTGAGAACTTCGCGCTGATCGAGAAGCTCGCCGACTCCCTCGGCGCGGCGGTCGGAGCCTCCCGTGCCGCTACCGACGCCGGGTGGTACCCCCACCAGAATCAGGTGGGGCAGACCGGCAAGACGGTGTCGCCTCAGCTCTACGTCGCGGTCGGGATCTCCGGCGCGATCCAGCACCGCGCGGGCATGCAGACCTCGAAGACGATCGTGGCCATCAACAAGGACCCGGAGGCTCCGATCTTCGACCTGGTCGACTTCGGTGTCGTGGGCGACCTGTTCACCGTCGTACCGCAGCTGACCGAGCAGATCGAGCAGCGCAAGGCCTGA
- a CDS encoding cysteine desulfurase family protein: MAYLDHAATTPMLPQAVDRMSELLGQVGNASSLHATGRRARRVVEEARETIAAALNARPSEVVFTSGGTESDNLAIKGLFWSRVAADSRHRKVLVSAVEHHAVLDAAIWLAEHEGAELVLLPVDPTGRLAPETLAEAIASAPDEIALVSVMWANNEVGTVQPIAELAAVAAKAGIPVHTDAVQALGAIPIDFAASGVAALTVTGHKVGGPVGAGALLIGRDIDLVPIVHGGGQERDVRSGTLDVPGVAAFALAVEIAVKEQADRSAWLRDLRDDLVGRVRAVVADAQLNGDQTLSADRRLPGNAHFSFPGCEGDALLMLLDARGVECSTGSACSAGVARPSHVLLAMGHDEDRAKSSLRFSLGHSSSAADVDALVEAIGPAVLRARSARRTA, translated from the coding sequence ATGGCCTACCTGGACCACGCGGCGACGACGCCGATGCTCCCGCAGGCGGTCGATCGGATGTCCGAGCTGCTCGGGCAGGTCGGCAACGCCTCGTCCTTGCACGCCACCGGCCGGCGTGCCCGCCGGGTCGTCGAGGAGGCCCGCGAGACGATCGCCGCCGCCCTCAATGCCCGTCCCAGCGAGGTCGTGTTCACCAGCGGTGGCACCGAGAGCGACAACCTCGCGATCAAGGGCCTGTTCTGGTCCCGGGTCGCGGCCGACTCCCGCCACCGCAAGGTCCTGGTGAGCGCCGTCGAGCATCACGCCGTCCTCGACGCCGCCATCTGGCTGGCCGAGCATGAGGGGGCCGAACTGGTCCTGCTCCCGGTCGACCCGACCGGGAGGTTGGCTCCCGAGACGCTGGCCGAGGCGATCGCGAGCGCACCCGACGAGATCGCGTTGGTCAGCGTCATGTGGGCCAACAACGAGGTCGGCACGGTGCAGCCGATCGCCGAGCTGGCCGCAGTCGCCGCCAAGGCTGGCATTCCCGTACACACCGACGCGGTGCAGGCGCTCGGTGCGATCCCGATCGACTTCGCGGCCAGCGGCGTCGCGGCACTCACCGTGACCGGCCACAAGGTCGGCGGCCCGGTCGGAGCCGGCGCTTTGCTGATCGGCCGTGACATCGACCTGGTCCCGATCGTGCACGGCGGTGGCCAGGAGCGCGACGTCCGGTCGGGCACACTCGACGTACCAGGGGTGGCTGCCTTTGCGCTCGCGGTCGAGATCGCGGTCAAGGAGCAGGCCGACCGGTCCGCGTGGCTGCGCGATCTCCGGGACGATCTCGTCGGCCGGGTTCGCGCGGTCGTCGCCGACGCCCAGCTCAACGGCGACCAGACGCTGTCCGCCGACCGTCGGCTTCCCGGCAACGCGCACTTCTCCTTCCCGGGCTGCGAAGGTGACGCGCTGCTGATGCTGCTCGACGCCCGCGGCGTCGAGTGCTCGACCGGCTCGGCCTGCTCGGCCGGCGTCGCGCGGCCGAGTCACGTCCTGCTCGCGATGGGTCACGACGAGGACCGGGCAAAGTCCTCGCTGCGGTTCTCGCTCGGTCACTCCTCGTCGGCTGCGGACGTCGACGCGCTCGTCGAGGCAATCGGTCCGGCCGTGCTTCGTGCCCGCTCGGCACGACGGACCGCCTGA
- a CDS encoding DUF1697 domain-containing protein yields MTAKPTGYAVLLRAVNLGSHNKVAMPKLRELLAERGYPDVQTYVQSGNIVLSGTSPAAVEADVVAALRDGFGLDIEVMIRSRADLAKVVKGNPFLEPAEDPTRVHVNFLAAQPAKDKVAALDPEEFDPERFAVGDRCLYQFYPGGFGRSKMAAAPWERRLGVRGTNRNWRTVTALLDMLDR; encoded by the coding sequence GTGACCGCGAAGCCGACGGGGTACGCCGTCCTCCTGCGCGCCGTCAACCTCGGCTCGCACAACAAGGTCGCGATGCCGAAGCTGCGCGAGCTGCTCGCCGAGCGCGGCTACCCCGACGTGCAGACCTACGTGCAGAGCGGCAACATCGTGCTGTCCGGCACGTCTCCGGCCGCCGTCGAGGCGGATGTCGTTGCCGCGCTCCGAGACGGCTTCGGGCTCGACATCGAGGTGATGATCCGCAGCCGAGCCGATCTCGCGAAGGTCGTCAAGGGCAACCCGTTTCTCGAACCCGCCGAGGACCCGACTCGGGTGCACGTGAACTTCCTCGCCGCCCAGCCGGCCAAGGACAAGGTCGCCGCGCTGGATCCCGAGGAGTTCGACCCCGAGCGCTTCGCGGTCGGCGATCGCTGCCTCTACCAGTTCTATCCGGGCGGGTTCGGCCGGTCGAAGATGGCCGCTGCACCGTGGGAGCGTCGGCTCGGCGTACGCGGCACCAACCGCAACTGGCGCACGGTCACGGCTCTGCTGGACATGCTGGATCGGTAG